The genome window TTACCAAGTCCGGGATTCAGCATCCCCAGTATCGGCACACCTCTTCATCAACCGGAAGAGGATCAACAAATCTTACCCAATGCTttgcaacaacaacagcagcagcagcaacaacaacagcaacaacaaaccTCGCAACAATATCAAATGCAACAACTTCATTCTATGAGCCCAACAATGCAGGCCAATTCCATGATGATGCTTTCTACTCCCCAAAAAACAATGCATACTTATGCACCTACGCCAACTTTTGCTACACCACAGAGTCTCATGCAACCTCAGACGCCGGTAAGAGTCATAACGACAATTGGAAATTCTCGTTTGAAAtttcatattaaaaaataaaatataacattaaaaatgatgatagaTCAAGCTTGAGAAACCTTATCATTATTGTCTTGAACTTGCAGCCGTGGTGCCATTTGACGGCATTACAAAAAGTTgtggaaaattatttgtttCCATGTAGCGCCCAAAACGATCTAAAGATCGATAATTATTCTGTTATTTTATAGCAAAACATGATGTCTCCGATGGTACAGCCAACGAGTCAAATAGCACCATCGTCTATAGGTCCGTCGACTCCCGGACCAATGACACCGATGACTCCAGCATCCGCAGATCCTGGGATCCTACCCCAATTGCAGTGAGTAAAAGAAACCATTCGACAATTACATTCCAACTAAAGCTATCGAAGCCAAACTACAATTAAATATTGACTGATTTATCATCTTTCCTCTTGGCAGAAACATTGTTTCCACTGTCAACCTGACTTGCAAGCTGGATTTGAAGAAAATAGCTTTACACGCGAGAAACGCCGAATATAATCCAAAGCGATTCGCTGCCGTCATTATGAGAATTCGTGAACCAAGGACTACGGCTCTTATTTTTAGTAGTGGAAAAATGGTCTGTACAGGAGCCAAAAGCGAAGAAGACTCTCGCCTCGCGGCTAGAAAATATGCTCGCATCATTCAAAAACTTGGCTTTCCAGTGGGTAAACTTAAAACAGCTGTTGAACACTTTATGATTATCTGAAATAATTGATATTAACATTCGTCAACAGGCCAAATTTTTAGACTTCAAAATTCAGAATATGGTCGGGAGCTGTGACGTTAAATTTCCTATTAGACTGGAAGGACTCGTTTTGACACACGGTCAATTCTCTTCCTACGAGCCTGAATTATTCCCAGGCTTGATTTATCGAATGGTCAAACCTCGAATCGTCCTCCTCATTTTTGTTTCCGGCAAGGTTGTACTCACCGGTAAGTTATTTTCTCCTGACCTTGCTATGTTCATTGAATATTTCGACAACGTCTCGACTCGAAATACAATCATTTGGATCGACATgagattcagaaaaaaaaattaaaagaacaATGTTCTTGCAGGTGCTAAGGTCCGGCAAGAAATTTACGAAGCGTTTGACAACATTTACCCAATTCTAAAAAGTTTTAAGAAGCAATGACAcgatggaaaatttcaaaaagaacGGCATCTGACATTAAGAGCTTTTTTTCGATGCTTCGATGACATCATCGATATTCGGACCGTCCCAAATCGGTTTGTGTTTTTGGTAAGATTCGTGAACGCGAGATTCATCCAAAGGATCAAACTCTGTGACTGGATTCCTGCGTCTGtcgtcattttcattttcttgttTCTCAAATCTTTATCATCGTTCAAACTCCGTCAGGTATTTCGGAACCCTTTTTCATATGTCAATTGAATTACCGAACCTTGTTTTTTCTATCAAGTCGCCGAAAAACAAtcaatacgaagaaaaaacgttccgGACGGTTCGATTTCTCGAATTTTCCGGCTGATGATAGCTCGGAAATATTCGTAGTGCTCATGATCTCGTGCAATTGCCTGAACGTTTTCCGGGATCGATTTATTCgatcgaatttgaaattcgattacgacgaacatcgaaaaatcacgtTAGGCAGTAGAAAGTGAAGTGTTTATCACAGTATGCAGGAGGAACAATTTAAACATATGTAAATATAATGTAGGATATCTTTCACATACGAAACAACTTTATATATAATAGTGTACGAATATATTTATGACCGAACTTGTTGAATTAAGGAGAAAATTcggatgaattattttttcaagttatCGTTTATACATCTATatgcactattttttttcttagatCATTCCACTTATTCACTGAGTCTACGATGACTCGTACTTCTCATATTATCTTTTCACAATAAATTCGTCATTTTGTAATCAATTCAGCTTTTCCTTAACGAGCTTTGCTTCATTATTcctgaaaaatgagaatataaaaattaaatgacgATCGATCGGCTCGAAGCTACGAACTTTATGATTTTCTCGTTCTTACACGCGAAGTCGGGTCTTCTGTTTTCTCGCTTTCTGTCatttcttctttaatttctGTAAGTGTTCGGAAAGCGTGTTCCTTCAAAACCGCTAGAGTTTCGGCGTCCGAAACCGTTTGcacgtttttcaataaatactcTATAGCGTCCTCAATCTCgtcgtcatttttcaaatgttttatcAAGTCGTTCTCAATTCCGGCATCACCTTTTATCCCCATGCTCTCCAACAAATCTGTTATCTTTTGTTTCATATTCCATCCAATTTCTGAAAGGCTCGTACCGACTCCTCGAGATTCTTCCTCAAAACTGTCAACAAAGTTTTCAagttaaacaaatttttttattaaaaaatcgttaataAAGCAGGAAAACGCAGCTCCTGTCTTCCCGCATTAACTTGCTCAAATAAAACGCGTCTCGATGAAATTCGagctaaaattttttttcgattttttactttttattcgcTGATTTGCATGCGTTGCAACGAACCGTTCAACAATTTCGTCCAGGCTTTCTTTTACCGCTTCCCTCATGGCTTCCACCGCTTCCTCGTTTCCGTCGGGCAGAGACCCAAGAATTCGATCGACCGAGCGTTCAATTCCTTCGCGCATTTCTACTATTCCTCCTTCGGTCGGTACACTTTCAAGAActtgtttaaaaatttcacgatccGCTCCCTCGCTCCCTTGCTCTTCCTCCTCCTGCGCAGAGCTTTCCAAAACTCTTGACATTAGACGATGCACCTAAAAATCGACGcacttttgaattatttcgactattacttttcttctttatttctcGATGAAAGCATTCGAATTAgcattgtttttcaatattcttcgAGGAGCAATCGGACTATTGTGCGAACCATGGCAGCGGCAGAGGCGATTGTACGTGAatcctctttttcttcgttcaattttttttccaattgctTTTCATCCTCCACTCGATCCTCGTTTTTCTCGCTGATGTCAGTTTCGTCACAAGTCGCTTCCGTTAGGAATTCGTTTTCGGACCTGCTATCCGGATCCAGCGAAATGACGTTCATCTCGTCGTTAGATTTGTCAACGTTTCTCAACAGATTTACACTCTTTCTGGCACAGATCGTTGGCAGCGGTCTCGTTTTCAAACGCAAGTTCCTTATATCATTTTGGAAAAGCTTTCTCTGGTTTCTCTGATTTCTCATTATACCCTCCAACCGATCCAAATCCTCCTTATACTCGAGCTCCATCTTCAAAATCTTTTCCTTCGGAataataaattcgatcgatcagACGCAACGACAATCAGATTATTCAAACGGAAAGTATTGACATTGAGATTTCGATCTCGAGGAAAAATTGACCGAAATCACTTTGTCGAAAACagtgaataaaaatagaagaaatagagaaaaaaaaaatgaattgttaCTTCCGATTCGGGCTTGtgtctcaagatttttttcaacttcataCGTTCCCCTTCCAAGACCGTGATGAAGCTCAGTTTTTCCGTGTTGTCACGAACGAGATTCTCAAGAATGCTCAATTGctgataatatttttcttttaccgcTACAACACAAGAGCGCAAGacgatttatttgaaaaaatgaaattctcaACGATGATATTTCTTTCTTCGTTATCCCGCTTACCTTGGATTTTTATGTCGAAATCTCTCGTCATTTCTCTCACGTCGGCCCTAACGTCGTGAATCATTCTTTTTAATACAACTTCGTACAAATAGTCGATGGATATTTCGCGTCcaaatttttccatcatttcctGCTTTATTCtacttttcagtttttttatctctccctCCATGTGTTTACAATCTATTTTCATTCGGTGCAGATGCGTTCGATTCTTCCtggttgaaaaaagtttcattgaatcTCGTGTTAATAAAAATAGGAAAACGACAAACTCACTTGTGCTTTTCTTTCTGATCTAAAGTTTCTTGCTGCAATTCACCGACTCTTGTGTACAGGCGGGAAAGTTTTGTTTTGTCGAAAACTACGCAATCGCGAATTCTCGCGACTCGGTTATCACCGGCCAAGTGTTGGAGTTGGTGGAACTTGAGTATGACAGTCATGTCTATGTCGTTgagctttttttgtttttcgcacTGCGATGCACGAAGGAAGGCAAAATCATTTAATTATTCTGTACACaggactcgtttttttttctcaccataAAATCATCGAGATCCTTCCGATTGGTCTTCAGTTCGCCGTCgatttgtttccattttttcgtttccccgTCAACTTCCTTGCGCAaagtttcaatgattttttgagcGTCTCGAATCTTGTGCTCGCACTCGTAACGCTCGTCCCTCATAGAAAACGCTGAATCATACAATTCTTGGTCACAACCGATTGGACAAATATTTTCGTTGAGACGAAGTGGCCCGAGATCGTCGCTCGCTAGACTTTTCCCATCGTCCTCGCTTGAACTCGAGTCCGAACTCGAAGGTGACGATGAGTCTtggaattgagagaaaaaaccgAATGTTAAAAAGTCTTTTTTTagtcaaacaaaaataacgtCGTACCATCGTCAACGTCCTTGGGtggcttgaattttttcttgtaaataCGTTTCAAGAAATCAGCGAATTTGTTGTCGCTGACCATTCGatcgaatttcatttcaaGGTGTTTTATGTTATCGTGCAACTTGGTGATTTCTTTGTATCTCTGATCGATCCTGATGGTCGTAGCTTGAACTTGAAGATTAATTGCGTCACgttcttccatttttcttgCAACTTTTTCAGTAAGAATATCCTCCATCGACTCAAAATCTTGGAGTACTATCAATTCCTGGTGAAGAGTAAGTAAGAAAAGATCAGAATAAACGCTCTCAGCAGTTATTTCGAGTCTTTCTCGCTCGAGCTCGTCCAGTCGATGGTCCAAGCTTGCGTAACTCTTTTCGATGCCTCTCAAAATCGAATCCTGCTCGTGAACTTTTCTCGATGCTCTCAAACGCTTCATTTCATGTTCCCACGGAGTTTCTCTTTGGTCATTCGCCTCGAGGGATTTCAACAATTCACGAGGAACGCTCACGCGAGCTTTCGacagtttttccggtttcatAACTTCCAAATTTTTAATCGATGCGTTCAATTCCAACGCAATCATCTTCTCGTCCAGCAAAAGCACCTCGTACTCCTCCTCCATcggatttattattatttcctcgcTTATCGACattctttttcgtttcgtaGCTTTCACTCGCTCCGCCATTGTAACATATTTTTCCAACTGGATCGCGAATATTTGCCATTAGTCGATCTGCTAATGGGCACAATTTGAAAAGTagctaaaaaaaatatataacgtCGTacctccaaatttttttccggaAATTCGATGTTGTCATCGATCTCCGGAATGATCGGCAGTggctttatttttttattcggtaTTTCGGCATggatttcttttaattttctaATCGAAGCAAAAACTTGAGATCGAAGGgctaatttttcatctcgaatggcgttcaatcgagaattgaaattttgacgaaTATGATGAGTCTGAAAATCGATTTAGATTTCCCGTTTATTCCTCGAAAGGTCTCAGTCGCTTCGGTTACGATTCgctttaatacttttttcctgCAATCCAATAATTCTTTGTATTTCGTCAGCGTCGTTTCCCGCTTCTCCTGGGCCTGGCTAAAATTCGGAAATGCCTTCAATTTATAATCCCCGATCGTATTTTTGGCTCTTTCGATCGCAGCAACGTCCTCGGGATGATTCGAATCGGGATCCGGCCTCGAGGCGTACATGGCTTTCCACTGTGAAAATTTTCCAAGCAATctcgtttttgtattttcatcgaatcgGACGATCCCGTCAATGTTTATCCCTCACCTCCCTCTTTCttgctttcattttttcttctctctctctatatttTCGTAATAATTGATTCGCCTGAATTGCCAAACGATCGAGTACCGTATCAGGGTCCAAACCCATTAGCAAATTCTCAACGcctccgaaattttttttctcctcttcctcctgcTGCTCCGCCACGTCCGTCTTGTCGATCTTCGTATCGAACATCCTAAGGGACACGTAATATCAAATTAATaacaggaaaaagaaaatcattcgttggCTGTGAAGGGCGTGCGCTTCAAAAACCAATTAATTGGCGTGTGTGCATttgtcttgaaaaaatatgcgtgatcaAGAGCTCATTGGCTAAGGTTGATAATTCCTTGGCCCATACTTGTCTCGATTCCCTTCCGCGGCGTACCGCTCGCTAGCCCTTTCGCTGcttatcgaataaaaaataacgaaacaaCATTTTCGATTATGGATTACTGAAAATGCGGTGAGAGCCAGTTTCGTTTAAAATTATCAatcgtcctcctcctcctctcgtTCGTACCTTCTAACagcctcgtttttttcctcgatgcGTTTCACAACCTCCGAGTAGATGCTTGCAAAATCGGAGCccaattttctttctcgcaGGG of Venturia canescens isolate UGA chromosome 6, ASM1945775v1, whole genome shotgun sequence contains these proteins:
- the LOC122411929 gene encoding TATA-box-binding protein, which codes for MDQMLPSPGFSIPSIGTPLHQPEEDQQILPNALQQQQQQQQQQQQQQTSQQYQMQQLHSMSPTMQANSMMMLSTPQKTMHTYAPTPTFATPQSLMQPQTPQNMMSPMVQPTSQIAPSSIGPSTPGPMTPMTPASADPGILPQLQNIVSTVNLTCKLDLKKIALHARNAEYNPKRFAAVIMRIREPRTTALIFSSGKMVCTGAKSEEDSRLAARKYARIIQKLGFPAKFLDFKIQNMVGSCDVKFPIRLEGLVLTHGQFSSYEPELFPGLIYRMVKPRIVLLIFVSGKVVLTGAKVRQEIYEAFDNIYPILKSFKKQ
- the LOC122411926 gene encoding cilia- and flagella-associated protein 44 isoform X1, with the protein product MGNKEDYGKSEEKKIHLSHFNKSFPMFEKSRKQRKKRKFVSIIMESIDDGYRWSKPDYEKWFDEEEDSQNKDPESSQIFNTEDYISGAIRAENGTVAHNILELDHSYGYDCQRFFNLCVADSDTVIFASGNLIHFFNTVTGDVTFRRCSTGGGIGHITKNPSIDHIAVGENGTDPPIIIYEWPSMKIVRILRGGTTRSYCHLAYSRDGRLLVSQGGDPDSMITVWNWKKSKILLHCKSHGQEIFKAMFSPTVPGNLTTCGAGHVKFWKMARTFTGLKLQGELGRFGKTEISDVIAVYPMPDEKVVSGCEWGNILIWEEDLIKLEVCKKSRNSCHGKYQISQFEYLNGDLVSIGMDGWIRVWYYETIDQADPPDEDRFLENEPIYEFQIKEGGQTEEDTSMLLSMMKKNPDDSDENLWYAQDGNGGLWLLELGIYEQPKRDPQKLFTCHAGPISWMDVSTWGPYVATCGRDGHLHIYNYARRKLILVKKFRDKGISRLVWFPCSIESTGSTIACAFESGVIRLVALAILHADRSDDINTDYSRLIQAIRPHKSTITAISLNRNNSLLVSGSEDSTIFIFSINVTETYPELVPVGYVKLASGVSCIAWKPEQESETVFIGCQRGDCAEIKLPEKPENNRKRVTYELTHCEATYFKFQSVKSKIRRELARLEMEKRKAKKRLAKQERMEEFRRENPGIAIDEEEFLADIEEDPPLPEIYIPEIPNRVLTANYRGVGTIWLTMGGYDAGYIYEYEIPPSSKSLVPTFPDEVQPAIEPVKSSIVTNADDTEIASCFFYGNKYLFLGMGGGEIRICRINSHDDMDFSDYLVLPMHEPKNGLIPVISLSYDGKMLLTCGHDGNLFSYKINDECTNWPPRRIEQAKEQAAELPAPTSKVRDIEESAQQLILEEVIVKSEHDRIFAAAKRKKDASLALLGNLSEEYRTILERNSRILKSQQIPQEEFELDPRITADLNDRLKREMDLVHKKMAFEVEKSRLGLHKMMEHFVESLVQLPFAVSRISKPRTVVHSLRERKLGSDFASIYSEVVKRIEEKNEAVRSSERASERYAAEGNRDKMFDTKIDKTDVAEQQEEEEKKNFGGVENLLMGLDPDTVLDRLAIQANQLLRKYREREEKMKARKREWKAMYASRPDPDSNHPEDVAAIERAKNTIGDYKLKAFPNFSQAQEKRETTLTKYKELLDCRKKTHHIRQNFNSRLNAIRDEKLALRSQVFASIRKLKEIHAEIPNKKIKPLPIIPEIDDNIEFPEKNLELEKYVTMAERVKATKRKRMSISEEIIINPMEEEYEVLLLDEKMIALELNASIKNLEVMKPEKLSKARVSVPRELLKSLEANDQRETPWEHEMKRLRASRKVHEQDSILRGIEKSYASLDHRLDELERERLEITAESVYSDLFLLTLHQELIVLQDFESMEDILTEKVARKMEERDAINLQVQATTIRIDQRYKEITKLHDNIKHLEMKFDRMVSDNKFADFLKRIYKKKFKPPKDVDDDSSSPSSSDSSSSEDDGKSLASDDLGPLRLNENICPIGCDQELYDSAFSMRDERYECEHKIRDAQKIIETLRKEVDGETKKWKQIDGELKTNRKDLDDFMCEKQKKLNDIDMTVILKFHQLQHLAGDNRVARIRDCVVFDKTKLSRLYTRVGELQQETLDQKEKHKKNRTHLHRMKIDCKHMEGEIKKLKSRIKQEMMEKFGREISIDYLYEVVLKRMIHDVRADVREMTRDFDIKIQAVKEKYYQQLSILENLVRDNTEKLSFITVLEGERMKLKKILRHKPESEEKILKMELEYKEDLDRLEGIMRNQRNQRKLFQNDIRNLRLKTRPLPTICARKSVNLLRNVDKSNDEMNVISLDPDSRSENEFLTEATCDETDISEKNEDRVEDEKQLEKKLNEEKEDSRTIASAAAMVHRLMSRVLESSAQEEEEQGSEGADREIFKQVLESVPTEGGIVEMREGIERSVDRILGSLPDGNEEAVEAMREAVKESLDEIVERFEEESRGVGTSLSEIGWNMKQKITDLLESMGIKGDAGIENDLIKHLKNDDEIEDAIEYLLKNVQTVSDAETLAVLKEHAFRTLTEIKEEMTESEKTEDPTSRE
- the LOC122411926 gene encoding cilia- and flagella-associated protein 44 isoform X2, producing the protein MESIDDGYRWSKPDYEKWFDEEEDSQNKDPESSQIFNTEDYISGAIRAENGTVAHNILELDHSYGYDCQRFFNLCVADSDTVIFASGNLIHFFNTVTGDVTFRRCSTGGGIGHITKNPSIDHIAVGENGTDPPIIIYEWPSMKIVRILRGGTTRSYCHLAYSRDGRLLVSQGGDPDSMITVWNWKKSKILLHCKSHGQEIFKAMFSPTVPGNLTTCGAGHVKFWKMARTFTGLKLQGELGRFGKTEISDVIAVYPMPDEKVVSGCEWGNILIWEEDLIKLEVCKKSRNSCHGKYQISQFEYLNGDLVSIGMDGWIRVWYYETIDQADPPDEDRFLENEPIYEFQIKEGGQTEEDTSMLLSMMKKNPDDSDENLWYAQDGNGGLWLLELGIYEQPKRDPQKLFTCHAGPISWMDVSTWGPYVATCGRDGHLHIYNYARRKLILVKKFRDKGISRLVWFPCSIESTGSTIACAFESGVIRLVALAILHADRSDDINTDYSRLIQAIRPHKSTITAISLNRNNSLLVSGSEDSTIFIFSINVTETYPELVPVGYVKLASGVSCIAWKPEQESETVFIGCQRGDCAEIKLPEKPENNRKRVTYELTHCEATYFKFQSVKSKIRRELARLEMEKRKAKKRLAKQERMEEFRRENPGIAIDEEEFLADIEEDPPLPEIYIPEIPNRVLTANYRGVGTIWLTMGGYDAGYIYEYEIPPSSKSLVPTFPDEVQPAIEPVKSSIVTNADDTEIASCFFYGNKYLFLGMGGGEIRICRINSHDDMDFSDYLVLPMHEPKNGLIPVISLSYDGKMLLTCGHDGNLFSYKINDECTNWPPRRIEQAKEQAAELPAPTSKVRDIEESAQQLILEEVIVKSEHDRIFAAAKRKKDASLALLGNLSEEYRTILERNSRILKSQQIPQEEFELDPRITADLNDRLKREMDLVHKKMAFEVEKSRLGLHKMMEHFVESLVQLPFAVSRISKPRTVVHSLRERKLGSDFASIYSEVVKRIEEKNEAVRSSERASERYAAEGNRDKMFDTKIDKTDVAEQQEEEEKKNFGGVENLLMGLDPDTVLDRLAIQANQLLRKYREREEKMKARKREWKAMYASRPDPDSNHPEDVAAIERAKNTIGDYKLKAFPNFSQAQEKRETTLTKYKELLDCRKKTHHIRQNFNSRLNAIRDEKLALRSQVFASIRKLKEIHAEIPNKKIKPLPIIPEIDDNIEFPEKNLELEKYVTMAERVKATKRKRMSISEEIIINPMEEEYEVLLLDEKMIALELNASIKNLEVMKPEKLSKARVSVPRELLKSLEANDQRETPWEHEMKRLRASRKVHEQDSILRGIEKSYASLDHRLDELERERLEITAESVYSDLFLLTLHQELIVLQDFESMEDILTEKVARKMEERDAINLQVQATTIRIDQRYKEITKLHDNIKHLEMKFDRMVSDNKFADFLKRIYKKKFKPPKDVDDDSSSPSSSDSSSSEDDGKSLASDDLGPLRLNENICPIGCDQELYDSAFSMRDERYECEHKIRDAQKIIETLRKEVDGETKKWKQIDGELKTNRKDLDDFMCEKQKKLNDIDMTVILKFHQLQHLAGDNRVARIRDCVVFDKTKLSRLYTRVGELQQETLDQKEKHKKNRTHLHRMKIDCKHMEGEIKKLKSRIKQEMMEKFGREISIDYLYEVVLKRMIHDVRADVREMTRDFDIKIQAVKEKYYQQLSILENLVRDNTEKLSFITVLEGERMKLKKILRHKPESEEKILKMELEYKEDLDRLEGIMRNQRNQRKLFQNDIRNLRLKTRPLPTICARKSVNLLRNVDKSNDEMNVISLDPDSRSENEFLTEATCDETDISEKNEDRVEDEKQLEKKLNEEKEDSRTIASAAAMVHRLMSRVLESSAQEEEEQGSEGADREIFKQVLESVPTEGGIVEMREGIERSVDRILGSLPDGNEEAVEAMREAVKESLDEIVERFEEESRGVGTSLSEIGWNMKQKITDLLESMGIKGDAGIENDLIKHLKNDDEIEDAIEYLLKNVQTVSDAETLAVLKEHAFRTLTEIKEEMTESEKTEDPTSRVRTRKS